In Plasmodium malariae genome assembly, chromosome: 11, the following proteins share a genomic window:
- the EIF3L gene encoding eukaryotic translation initiation factor 3 subunit L, putative, with the protein MVDQLEVENNVGEDKPVSFEEEVETFLINLHDFVYHRNADAIKKLFDTDFYTISDIYFKNTRWPSIKLVDNFYKQKNRFHNLIHSLYEELYYRHVFIINDVNLEDRKNAWDNYKCLLNFISSICTDMSGDTNDNVLVMPNVWIYEFLSEYVYQYQSMCHIKVDLLKDVENNIEGINFLVQNCEVFESSIVLEVLHSLLLKGEFATLPEEEKSIFVNNVFNVNNEELTSKYQFAYFSCCILLKVYVLMGDYYSALKIISNIELNHKSLYWKVTLCHISIFYNIAFCYMMLKRYNDSIKILSQILIYLSKQKIHFSNHQRYQQNVIHKLIDKMYLIVIICHSLSSCRLDETILQNIKENYSSKFYALQSANEQTYADLFYRVAPKFIDPLSNISFQLLANFENVQNQTYNSDPTLRQLCIFLKDVTYQKKTFHFISYAKLYHNIQLTKLADLMNYKKEDEENVCSDIMCVKNHSKQLIWKEGPLYTGEMVTSVFGNAFDFYIDLDILNIKTRTQQKIFIDYFVHQINMCKNLSNVLQGTGTGHIYKTKYENFKRKNKNKNRDKHNNPQVSVKQ; encoded by the coding sequence ATGGTTGACCAACTTGAAGTAGAAAACAACGTGGGGGAAGATAAACCTGTGAGTTTTGAAGAAGAAGTAGAAACGTTTTTAATTAACTTGCACGATTTTGTATATCACCGAAATGCTgatgcaataaaaaaattatttgacaCAGATTTTTATACCATATcagatatatatttcaagAACACTCGATGGCCTTCAATAAAATTGGTTGATAACTTTTACAAGCAGAAAAACAGGTTTCACAATTTAATTCATTCGCTCTATGAGGAATTATATTATCGTCACgtgtttataataaatgatgTAAATTTAGAAGATCGAAAGAATGCATGggataattataaatgtttattaaattttatctCGAGTATATGTACTGACATGTCAGGTGATACAAATGATAACGTGTTAGTTATGCCAAATGTGTggatatatgaatttttatctGAATACGTATATCAGTATCAGTCCATGTGTCATATAAAAGTGGATCTATTAAAAGAcgtagaaaataatatagaaggaataaattttttagtaCAAAATTGTGAAGTTTTTGAAAGCAGTATAGTGTTAGAGGTATTACACAGTTTATTGTTAAAAGGAGAATTTGCCACATTAccagaagaagaaaaaagtatttttgttaataatgtttttaatgTGAATAATGAAGAATTAACAAGTAAGTATCAGtttgcatatttttcttgctgtattttattaaaggTATATGTACTAATGGGTGATTATTATAGTGCTTTAAAGATTATTTCAAATATTGAATTAAATCATAAATCTTTATATTGGAAAGTTACATTATGTCATATTagtattttttacaatattgcattttgttatatgatgttaaaaagatataatgatagtattaaaattttatcacaaatattaatatatttatcaaaacaaaaaatacatttttcaaATCATCAGAGGTATCAGCAGAATGTTATACATAAACTAATTGATAAAATGTATTTGATAGTTATTATATGTCATTCCTTGTCAAGTTGTAGATTAGATGAAACCATACTTCagaatataaaagaaaattattcaaGCAAATTTTATGCCTTACAGTCAGCTAATGAACAAACATATGCTGATTTGTTTTATCGAGTAGCACCCAAATTTATTGACCCATTATCAAATATTAGTTTTCAATTATTAGCAAATTTTGAGAATGTTCAAAATCAAACTTATAATTCGGATCCAACTTTAAGACAactttgtatatttttaaaagatgttacctatcaaaaaaaaacttttcattttatttcttatgccaaattatatcataatattCAACTCACCAAACTAGCTGatttaatgaattataaaaaagaagatgaaGAAAATGTTTGTTCAGACATTATGTGTGTAAAAAATCATAGTAAACAATTGATATGGAAAGAAGGCCCTTTATATACTGGTGAAATGGTTACCTCCGTTTTTGGAAACGCTTTTGATTTTTATATTGACCtggatattttaaatatcaaAACGAGGACACagcaaaaaatattcattgattattttgttcatcaaataaatatgtgCAAAAATCTTTCGAATGTTTTGCAAGGAACTGGCACAGGTCATATTTACAAAACCAAATATGAAAACTTCAaacgaaaaaacaaaaacaaaaataggGACAAGCACAACAATCCACAAGTTTCGGTTAAGCAGTAA